A genome region from Alkalimarinus coralli includes the following:
- a CDS encoding MOSC domain-containing protein encodes MKSQRQLFGRLIKDIKPGTLTWIGLRPERKAPMRAVDGVMALKDLGLEGDHRCTKTPGSARQVTIISEEYIHLIAHFMGRQHLAPDLLRRNLVTQNINLTALRHQQFSIGDAIFEATALCHPCSRMEQALGRGAIAAMLGHGGLCAKILKSGQIQLGDAVEIIPNT; translated from the coding sequence ATGAAAAGCCAACGACAGTTATTTGGCCGTCTTATAAAAGATATAAAACCTGGCACATTAACATGGATAGGTTTGCGCCCTGAACGAAAAGCCCCCATGCGAGCAGTGGATGGTGTGATGGCGCTCAAAGATTTGGGGCTAGAGGGTGATCACCGTTGCACTAAAACACCGGGATCAGCCCGACAGGTAACCATCATATCGGAAGAGTATATTCACCTGATTGCACACTTTATGGGAAGGCAGCACCTTGCGCCTGACTTGCTTCGTCGAAACCTCGTTACCCAAAACATTAACCTTACAGCACTGCGCCATCAGCAATTTTCTATAGGCGACGCCATTTTCGAAGCCACCGCACTATGCCACCCCTGTTCGCGAATGGAGCAAGCACTTGGCAGAGGGGCCATCGCCGCAATGCTTGGCCATGGCGGCCTATGCGCCAAAATACTGAAGAGTGGGCAGATTCAACTCGGTGATGCGGTAGAAATAATACCAAACACCTAA